The Kluyveromyces marxianus DMKU3-1042 DNA, complete genome, chromosome 6 genome window below encodes:
- the HSV2 gene encoding phosphatidylinositol-3,5-bisphosphate binding protein HSV2: MITRNPIVPENHVSNPVTDYEFNQDQSCLILSTLKSFEIYNVHPVAHIMSQEMRHLSKVRMLHRTNYVAFVTGVKEVVHIWDDVKKQDVSRIKVDAPVKDLFLSREFIVVSYGDVISVFKFGNPWKRITDDIRFGGVCEFSNGLLVYSNEFNLGQIHITKLQSSGSATTQDQGVQQKAILGKGVLIKAHTNPIKMVRLNRKSDMVATCSQDGTIIRVFKTEDGVLVREFRRGLDRADVVDMKWSTDGSKLAVVSDKWTLHVFEIFNDQDNKRHALKGWINMKYFQSEWSLCNFKLSVDKHVRGCKIAWISESSLVVVWPHTRMIETFKVVFDDEMERWLIQMDQREQLMI; the protein is encoded by the coding sequence ATGATTACACGCAATCCAATTGTGCCGGAAAACCACGTTTCGAATCCAGTAACGGATTACGAGTTTAATCAGGATCAATCGTGCCTTATTCTATCTACTTTGAAGAGTTTTGAGATTTACAATGTGCATCCTGTAGCACACATCATGAGCCAGGAGATGCGACATCTAAGCAAGGTTCGGATGTTGCATCGGACAAACTATGTTGCATTTGTGACTGGAGTGAAGGAAGTGGTGCACATCTGGGACGATGTGAAGAAACAAGATGTGTCAAGAATTAAGGTTGATGCGCCTGTGAAGGATCTGTTCCTCTCGCGAGAGTTCATTGTGGTATCATATGGGGACGTTATATCTGTTTTCAAGTTTGGGAACCCCTGGAAACGGATAACTGATGATATACGGTTTGGAGGGGTTTGTGAGTTTTCGAACGGGCTGCTGGTGTACTCGAACGAGTTCAACCTGGGCCAGATTCACATAACAAAGCTACAATCATCCGGTAGTGCAACGACACAGGACCAGGGTGTGCAACAAAAGGCAATACTTGGGAAAGGTGTTCTGATAAAAGCCCACACGAATCCGATCAAGATGGTAAGGTTAAACAGGAAAAGCGATATGGTAGCGACGTGTTCACAGGACGGAACCATTATTCGGGTGTTCAAGACGGAGGACGGGGTGTTGGTACGAGAGTTCAGGAGAGGTCTGGACAGGGCCGATGTTGTGGATATGAAATGGTCTACGGATGGGTCGAAGCTTGCTGTTGTGAGTGACAAATGGACGTTGCACGTCTTTGAGATCTTCAACGACCAGGACAACAAGAGACACGCTCTTAAAGGATGGATCAACATGAAGTATTTCCAGAGCGAATGGAGTTTATGCAATTTCAAGTTGAGTGTGGATAAACACGTTCGCGGGTGCAAGATTGCGTGGATATCGGAGTCGtcgttggtggtggtgtgGCCCCACACAAGGATGATTGAGACGTTCAAGGTGGTTTTCGACGACGAGATGGAGCGGTGGTTGATCCAGATGGATCAAAGGGAGCAACTAATGATCTGA
- the PET54 gene encoding Pet54p has protein sequence MRIFTPLFQSAYKLPAKPTKSSNKLLKDVFAVVKENPVPAEASLRLGSDDTFLVFRTYNPSLKKEDFQSIINPLSSALELQAIKNSFEITRFRDSRYFTFLDKYVLRFPTQMELKQYLLSTKMSMLDDRKVRFGIKDTKGIQRDLCNYYVNLMNARESAEAYKNGLVLDRSDDSSGNNINSNSSGAVSAIDWDALQETERKSVVVWNLPQEWDETTLQERFWWYDIHHSFPLLVNQEKNTSLTFIYFNEIRDAYLFKNNFHGALVEGNRLMIEKL, from the coding sequence ATGAGGATCTTCACACCTTTGTTCCAATCTGCCTACAAACTGCCCGCTAAACCCACCAAATCGTCCAACAAACTGTTGAAAGATGTGTTTGCAGTGGTAAAAGAGAACCCAGTTCCAGCAGAAGCGAGCCTGCGGTTGGGGTCCGACGACACATTCCTGGTATTTAGAACGTACAATCCGTCGCTCAAAAAGGAAGATTTCCAGTCTATTATCAATCCGCTTTCCAGTGCTCTAGAATTGCAGGCAATAAAGAATTCGTTCGAGATAACCAGGTTCAGAGACTCCAGGTACTTCACGTTCCTCGATAAGTACGTGCTACGGTTCCCGACTCAGATGGAATTGAAGCAGTACTTGCTATCGACGAAGATGAGTATGTTGGACGACAGGAAGGTGAGGTTCGGAATCAAGGACACGAAGGGCATCCAGCGAGACTTGTGCAATTATTATGTGAACTTGATGAACGCGCGTGAATCTGCTGAGGCTTATAAGAACGGGTTGGTATTGGATCGATCTGACGATAGTAGCGGTAATAACattaatagtaatagttcTGGAGCTGTTTCGGCGATTGACTGGGATGCTCTACAGGAAACGGAACGTAAATCGGTAGTCGTATGGAACCTCCCGCAGGAGTGGGACGAAACCACATTGCAGGAACGATTCTGGTGGTATGATATACACCACTCGTTCCCCTTGCTGGTGAACCAGGAGAAAAATACGTCCTTGACGTTCATATATTTCAACGAGATCAGAGATGCGTACctgttcaagaacaatttCCACGGAGCTCTGGTGGAAGGAAACAGATTAATGATAGAGAAGTTGTAA
- the SKG6 gene encoding uncharacterized protein, protein MGSSGSFGGIKATSSLSIVEKRASKCHGSAQECEKPADSTNTTVVVVAVVVPVVVVIVLLGFILYKVYRRNKKEELEDNDPDFDGDAEYLPDFGQQFEMNGRGGVVGDANPTKSSLPSSATQAMSQPNPFNDDSKSLAYSNNGGMGVANPFQLPSATDDSETLRNFARSFQNSGFDGYKLASHSASQVSISRPSSAAGGYVPPHQPQQMSHQPAPSSLSAISAIGTGTAPASATASAAAASSTKQAPDSEQLKKNATILKYREIVTDDQEEDPDQDSFDLETSPVKSSRGNVRQSHIDQYDEGFQPEVSMQESEKTAETELVHQQDQLPEHQPKKQFLSTDDDVYIQRENEDSDEDVERMKSIYQVYLDRNGTVKTVKEGQPVPEGFQPAHTLPEDASKIINAKDPHEYSFEVQDPEQYQEQYQGQEQGQEQGQEQGQEQGQGQGQGLYPENEAPRVASSIYEAQSQYGNQNQYYNDQQYYGQQQYDGNYPGAGYHGTGYPAAGYANRIHIQHNQPPPNLESIEELPRPSNLPYSSSTHSLTSFKSKGSGIKSPTAALMSQNNRGYNPIDHPQLYYHHMNGSDPALFSDQTSTNTTPTNMSSAGNGKILPHHLRQSVVMTNPHELSQNSVFKPAGSFSRAVSDSRSNSLMSNTNTYQQHVQNAYIKSRVSGLLDDNDFMHPPSMGNILPHSGSQEDLRKQLGTSHNYNL, encoded by the coding sequence ATGGGCAGTAGCGGGTCATTTGGGGGCATTAAGGCGACGTCTAGTTTGAGTATAGTTGAGAAAAGGGCGTCGAAATGTCATGGGTCAGCTCAGGAGTGTGAGAAGCCAGCGGATTCGACGAATACGacagttgttgttgttgcagtGGTTGTTCcggttgttgttgtgatAGTTCTGCTTGGGTTTATCCTGTACAAGGTGTACCGGAGGAATAAGAAGGAGGAGTTGGAGGATAACGATCCTGATTTTGATGGGGATGCGGAGTATTTGCCTGATTTTGGGCAGCAGTTTGAGATGAATGGACGGGGCGGTGTTGTCGGAGATGCAAATCCGACGAAGAGTTCGCTGCCATCGTCAGCAACACAGGCGATGTCGCAGCCCAATCCGTTCAACGACGATTCGAAGTCGCTTGCTTACTCGAATAACGGGGGTATGGGCGTTGCAAATCCGTTCCAGCTGCCATCAGCGACGGATGATTCGGAGACGCTTCGTAATTTTGCGCGTTCGTTCCAGAACAGCGGGTTCGATGGGTACAAGCTAGCGTCGCACTCTGCCTCCCAGGTGTCTATATCGCGGCCTTCGTCTGCTGCTGGCGGGTACGTGCCGCCACACCAGCCACAGCAGATGTCTCACCAGCCTGCTCCAAGCTCGCTGAGTGCGATATCCGCGATTGGGACTGGGACTGCACCCGCATCAGCAACAGCATCAGCAGCCGCTGCATCATCTACGAAGCAAGCTCCCGATTCTGAGCAGCTCAAGAAAAATGCCACGATTCTGAAGTACAGAGAGATTGTCACGGACGACCAAGAAGAGGACCCGGATCAGGACAGTTTTGACTTAGAAACCAGCCCTGTGAAATCCTCCAGAGGCAACGTTAGACAGTCGCATATAGACCAGTACGATGAGGGGTTCCAGCCCGAAGTTTCGATGCAGGAATCAGAGAAAACAGCAGAAACAGAACTCGTCCATCAGCAGGACCAACTGCCGGAACAccaaccaaagaaacagtTTTTGTCCACGGACGACGACGTGTACATCCAGCGCGAGAATGAGGATTCCGACGAAGATGTGGAAAGAATGAAGTCCATCTACCAAGTGTACTTGGATAGAAACGGAACGGTAAAGACCGTCAAAGAGGGTCAGCCGGTCCCAGAAGGGTTCCAACCTGCGCATACCTTGCCAGAGGATGCCTCGAAAATTATAAACGCAAAGGATCCTCACGAGTATTCCTTCGAGGTTCAAGATCCAGAACAATACCAAGAACAATACcaaggacaagaacaaggacaagaacaaggacaagaacaaggacaagaacaaggacaaggacaaggacaaggacTATACCCAGAAAACGAGGCTCCAAGAGTAGCATCTTCCATTTACGAAGCACAATCGCAATACGGCAACCAAAACCAGTACTACAATGATCAACAGTATTACGGACAACAACAGTACGATGGGAACTATCCTGGTGCGGGTTACCATGGCACAGGCTACCCTGCAGCAGGGTATGCCAACCGTATCCATATTCAACATAACCAACCGCCTCCTAACCTGGAAAGTAttgaagaacttccaaGACCTTCAAATCTCCCATACAGTTCTTCAACCCATTCTCTAACTTCTTTCAAGTCCAAGGGAAGCGGTATCAAGTCACCAACTGCTGCATTAATGTCGCAGAACAACCGTGGCTATAATCCAATTGATCATCCCCAATTGTACTACCACCACATGAATGGATCAGACCCAGCATTGTTCTCCGATCAAACCTCAACCAACACAACTCCAACGAATATGAGTTCTGCTGGTAATGGCAAGATTTTGCCTCATCATTTAAGACAATCGGTGGTGATGACCAATCCTCATGAGCTTTCTCAAAACTCTGTCTTCAAGCCGGCCGGTTCTTTCTCTCGTGCCGTGTCAGACTCGAGATCCAACAGTTTGATGTCGAATACGAACACATACCAACAGCATGTCCAAAACGCATATATCAAATCTAGAGTCAGTGGACTACTAGATGACAACGATTTCATGCACCCACCTAGTATGGGTAATATTCTCCCACATTCAGGGTCACAAGAAGACTTGAGGAAGCAATTGGGTACATCCCATAACTACAACCTGTGA
- the IMP3 gene encoding snoRNA-binding rRNA-processing protein IMP3: MVRSLKYHEQKLLKKVDFYEWKQDQGHRDTQVMRTYHIQNREDYHKYNKICGDIRRLAHKLSLLQPTDPFRVKHEQLLLEKLYHMGILSTKSKISALENKVTVSAFCRRRLPVIMHRLKMAQTLKDAVQFIEQGHVRVGPNLITDPAYLVTRNLEDYVTWTDSSKIKKTVLRYRNAVDDFDDA, from the coding sequence ATGGTTAGATCTTTGAAGTATCACGAGCAGAAGCTCCTCAAGAAGGTGGACTTTTACGAATGGAAACAGGACCAAGGCCATAGAGATACGCAGGTAATGCGTACGTACCACATTCAGAACCGTGAGGATTATCACAAGTACAACAAGATATGTGGTGATATTCGTAGGTTGGCACACAAGCTCTCGCTCCTGCAGCCCACAGACCCGTTCCGTGTGAAGCACGAGCAACTGTTGCTAGAGAAGCTATACCATATGGGGATCTTGTCGACCAAGTCCAAAATATCTGCGCTAGAGAACAAAGTAACGGTGTCTGCGTTTTGCCGTCGTAGACTTCCGGTGATTATGCACAGGCTGAAGATGGCACAGACCCTCAAAGATGCAGTGCAGTTTATCGAACAAGGTCACGTGAGGGTGGGACCAAACTTGATTACGGATCCAGCATACCTAGTGACCAGGAACCTCGAGGACTATGTCACATGGACGGACTCGTCCAAGATAAAGAAGACCGTTCTACGTTACAGAAACGCGGTGGACGATTTCGACGATGCATAA
- the MRPL6 gene encoding mitochondrial 54S ribosomal protein uL6m: MSVGFRRAFSVSSVIRSHIGSSPVFLTPETKFSVSAMKVPKIIRKGNKSLKLSQNVVVSGPLGKIEMEVPEFVEIRHNDEKSKIEINVKDQEDKVQRSMWGTVRSHISNHVTGVNEGHMAVLKFVGTGYRAQLEENNTFVNVKVGASVRQGLYIPEGITVKSPVPTSLIVEGINKQQVLLFAANLRKFHPPEPYKGKGIYVNNETIKIKDKKIK, translated from the coding sequence ATGTCTGTTGGATTCAGAAGAGCGTTTTCGGTTTCGAGCGTTATTCGCTCGCACATCGGGTCATCTCCGGTCTTTTTGACTCCAGAAACCAAGTTCTCAGTTTCTGCCATGAAGGTTCCTAAGATCATCAGAAAGGGCAATAAGTCGCTCAAGCTATCTCAAAATGTTGTAGTCAGCGGACCATTGGGGAAAATCGAGATGGAAGTACCGGAGTTTGTTGAGATAAGGCATAACGACGAAAAGTCCAAGATCGAGATTAACGTGAAGGACCAGGAGGATAAAGTGCAGAGATCGATGTGGGGTACAGTGCGGTCACACATAAGTAACCACGTTACAGGGGTTAACGAAGGCCACATGGCTGTTTTGAAGTTCGTTGGTACCGGTTACAGGGCtcaattggaagaaaacaacaCCTTTGTCAATGTTAAAGTGGGTGCTTCTGTGAGACAAGGACTCTATATCCCAGAGGGAATCACCGTCAAGTCGCCCGTACCAACATCGCTGATTGTCGAGGGCATCAACAAGCAGCAGGTACTTCTTTTCGCAGCAAACTTGCGTAAGTTCCATCCTCCAGAACCATACAAGGGTAAAGGTATTTATGTCAACAATGAGACCATTAAGatcaaggacaagaagatCAAATGA
- the MRPL9 gene encoding mitochondrial 54S ribosomal protein uL3m, producing MSLNGGIASKAWIRLFSQSAVTNGAKLVAPSVVSSTNLEPVQLNHSPESALKRRRLPLRCGALSKKVGMMPYFDKESGKRIAATVLQLDNNEVILHRTAQENNYWACQVGFGNKLPHKVSRQLLGHFAAHVVNPKEKVVEFRVKDESGLLPVGTLIKPSWFKPGQYVDLKSTSKGKGFQGVMKRYGFKGLKASHGVSVSHRSGGSYGQNQTPGRVLPGKKMPGHMGVDTVTIQNAQVLEVNDETGTVLVKGSVAGPKGAFVRIQDAIKKPAPV from the coding sequence ATGAGTTTGAACGGTGGTATTGCGTCTAAAGCGTGGATCAGACTATTTTCACAAAGCGCAGTAACTAATGGTGCCAAATTGGTAGCACCATCTGTGGTGAGTAGCACCAATCTAGAGCCTGTACAACTCAACCATTCGCCTGAAAGTGcgttgaaaagaagaagattacCATTACGTTGTGGTGCACTAAGCAAAAAAGTAGGGATGATGCCATATTTCGATAAAGAAAGTGGTAAGAGGATAGCAGCTACCGTGCTTCAATTGGATAATAATGAGGTTATCTTGCACAGGACTgcacaagaaaacaattacTGGGCATGCCAAGTTGGTTTTGGTAACAAGTTGCCCCATAAGGTGTCTAGACAATTGTTGGGACACTTTGCGGCGCATGTTGTGAatccaaaggaaaaagTTGTTGAGTTTAGAGTTAAGGATGAGTCTGGCCTGCTCCCAGTGGGTACTTTGATTAAGCCATCATGGTTTAAGCCAGGCCAATATGTGGATTTGAAGTCGACTAGTAAAGGTAAAGGTTTCCAAGGTGTGATGAAACGTTATGGTTTCAAAGGTTTGAAAGCATCCCATGGTGTTTCTGTATCGCATAGATCTGGTGGTTCTTACGGTCAGAACCAAACACCAGGGCGTGTCTTACCGGGCAAGAAGATGCCTGGTCATATGGGTGTCGACACAGTTACAATCCAAAACGCCCAAGTCTTGGAAGTTAACGATGAAACCGGTACTGTTCTAGTGAAAGGTTCTGTTGCCGGACCTAAAGGCGCTTTTGTTAGAATTCAAGATGCTATCAAGAAGCCTGCTCCAGTATGA